The DNA segment AAGTTTTAAGTCAGGTGGATCAAGTACTACTAGCTCCTATCTATGCGGCAAGAGAAGTTAATGACGGTAGTATGTCATCTGATTTATTAGCAAAAAGAATTCATGATTTAGGTGGTAATGCCTTAAGCTTAGGAAGCTTTACAGAAATTAAAGATTATTTAAAAAAGAATTTAAAAAAGGGAGATCTTTGTTTAACGCTTGGGGCAGGTAATGTCTACGAAATTGGTGAAGAATTAGTCCAAGAGAATTAGAAAGTGAACATTCACTTTCTTTTTTCTTTTTAGTACAATAAACACATGAAAATCATGATATGGGATTTTAATGGCACCATCATTGATGATGTTCAATTATGCATTGATATTGAAAATCAAATGGCAAAGGATTGGAACTTACAAGTACCATATATAACGAAAGAACTATACCAAGAAAACTTTTGTTTTCCCGTGATTCATTACTATCAAAAGATGGGTTATGATTTGACGAAGGTTTCTTACGAACAAATTACACATGAATTCCAAAAGCGCTTTGATGAAGGTTATCAAACCATTGATTTATGCCTAGGCTTTCAAGAAAGAGCGAAAGAGTTTCAACGTCAAGGCTACCGTCAGGTCATCCTGTCCGCTACCCAACAAAATGAACTTGATAAACAAGTTAAAAATTTGAAGATTGATGGTTTTTTTGATGATGTGATTGGTATTCAAGACCATTTAGCCAATTCCAAAGTTCAACGAGCTATGGATTGGATGCAAAGCCAACAAATCAATCCTAAGAATTGTACCTATCTAGGAGATACCGACCACGATTATGAAGTCGCAAAAGCCATTGGCGTTGAAAATATTTATTTAATTGCTCAAGGACACCAATCCTTTTCGGTTTTAGAAAAAACAGGCGCTCGTGTTTTAAATAGTCTATTGGAGTGGTTTTGAAATGTACTACTAAACAAAGATTTTTTTGGAAAAAGCCATATATGGATACCTTAATGCAAAGCCAATGGTGTGAAAAGGATGTGGATATGGAATGTGAAAATTGTCCGTATTTATTTTTATGCAATGGAGGTTGTGCCTATAATGCTTTTATCCAAGGCACTAAAAAGGAATGTAATAAAGAGTATTTGAGCGTTGCTATGGATAGATTGATTTTAGCGATGGGAAACTATTTGGAAAAAAAGGGGAACTTGTCGAATGGAATATTTGAAATTAGAACGTTGTTCCAAGAGGTTTGATAAACAGCCGGTTTTAAAAGAAATTTCCTATTCTTTTTTTACAGGTGGATATTGCATTAGTGGAGAGAATGGTAGTGGAAAAAGCATACTATTAAAAATGATGATGGGCTTAATCTTACCGGATACGGGACAGGTAACTGTCATCAAAGAAAAGAGCAGCCAATAATGGAATTGCAACAAAGTACTATGTTGAAAGCAGTTATGAGGTTATCATTGATAAAGATGTATTTTTAAGAATGCAAGCTGAGAATAGTAAATATACTTAGCAGTGGAAAGGAATGGATGTATGAATAGTGGAATTTTTATGTTGGTAGCAGCTTTGGCTCCTGCCTTTCTCTTATTAAATTATGTATATCGGATAGATAAAATAGAATCTGAACCAAAGAAACTTATTTTTAAATTATTAGTTGCCGGAGTATTAGCTGGTTTGGTGGTTATTTATATGGGTAAATGGCCAAAAGTAATCCTATCTTTATTCGTTAGACAAAGAAATCTATATTATCCTTTTTACTATGCATTTTTTGCGGTTGCTTTGGTTGAAGAAGGAATGAAGCTTCTCTTTTTGATGATATTCTCTTGGCGAGATTCAAACTTTAATTATCGTTTTGATGGAATTGTGTATGCAGTGGCAGTTTCGTTAGGTTTTGCGGCTTTCGAGAATGTTTTATATGTTTATCAATTGGGTTTAAGGGTAGCGTTTGAAAGAGCCTTGTTTTCAATACCGGGGCATTTATGTTTTGGTATAGGAATGGGTTTAATGTATAGTCACGCTAAGATAATGGAGAAAAAGGGCTATATGGTTCGCAAGTATATTTATCTTATTTTAGCCCTTGTTGTGCCAGTGATTTATCATGGTTTATACGATGGTACTTTAATGATGAGAAGTCGTTATTATAAGAATATGTTTTACCTTTTTATCATTGTGTTATATTGTGCGTCTTCCTTATTAATCCAAATAGGAAGTCGTATGGATAAACGGATTTAATGGTATGCAATAGAAAAAAATAAGAAAAAGATTATAATTAAGAAGAAAAATTTTAAAATTGGAGGCCGGTATGGAAAATAACGCAACATTAGAAGCAAGAAAAATTCTTTTTAGTCCACCAGACATTAGTGATAAAGAAGTGGAAGAAGTGGTTGCGGCTTTAAAGTCCGGTTGGATTACAACTGGTCCTCGCACGAAATTATTAGAAAAGAAAATTGCGGAATGGATTGGCGTTGAAAAAGCGGTTTGTTTGAACAGTCAGACAGCTTGTGCTGAAATGGCTTTACGTCTTTTAGGTATTGGTGAAGGAGATGAAGTGATTACTTGTGCTTATACCTATACAGCATCTGCTTCTATTATTGATCATGTGGGTGCTAAGATTGTGTTAGTGGATTGTCAAAAAGATAGTAATTTAATAGATTACGATGCCTTGGAAAAATCCATCACAACCAAAACGAAAGCCATTATTCCAGTGGATTTATGTGGTGTTCCTTGTAATTACGATCGTTTGTTTAAGATTGTTGAAAGTAAGAAAGATTTATTTCAAGCAAAGAATGATTTGCAAAAGGCGATTGGTCGTATCGCTATTTGTGCGGATACAGCGCATGCGTTTGGTTCAAGCTATCATGGTAGGATGGTTGGCTCCATCGCTGACTTTAGTGCTTTTTCTTTCCATGCGGTTAAAAACTTTACTACTGCTGAAGGTGGGGCTTTAACTTGGAAGGATATTCCAGGGGTTTCCAACGAAGAAATCTATAAGCGTTTACAACTACTTTCCTTGCATGGACAAAATAAAGATGCTTTGTCTAAGAGTAAGCTAGGCTCTTGGGAATACGATATTATTGGTCCTTGGTTTAAGTGCAATATGACGGATTTGTTGGCGGCTGTCGGCTTAGCACAATTTGATCGTTATCCCGATTTATTGAAAAAAAGAAGAGCTACTAATGAAAAGTATGATTCGGCTTTTAAACCGTTAGGGATTCAAGTCGTACCACATTATAGTGAAGAATACACATCCACCGGTCATTTATACCTCATTCGCATACCAGGTATTGATGATGCAGAAAGAAGAGAAATCATTGAACGCTTAGGAGAACAAGGAATTGCTTGTAATGTGCATTATAAGCCATTACCAATGATGACAGCGTATAAGAATATGGGTTTTGATATGAAAGATTATCCAAATGCCTATAACTATTATCACAACCTAATCACATTACCAAATCATACGTTGATGAGCGAAGAAGATGAGGACTATGTCATTTATTGGGTTAAAAAGATTGTTAGCGAATATTTGAAATAAGGGGAATTATGTTAGGGATTTTGAAAAAGTGGGACAATTTACCGGTTGAGTTTCAAAAAGAAGAAATTAAACCTTATTATGAATATTTATGTCAGAAACAATTTAGTCTTATATTAAAGCGTTTGTTTGATATTCTTTTTTCACTGGTCTTGTTAGTATTGTTATCACCACTTTTCCTAATTCTTTCCATTTGGATTAAATTGGATTCCAAAGGTCCCATTCTATTTCGTCAAGAAAGAGTGACACAATATGGTCGTATCTTTCGTATTCACAAGTTTCGGACAATGGTATCCGATGCAGATAAGGGCAACGTTCAGGTCACAACCTTATATGATAGCCGAATCACAAAAGTAGGTTCAAAATTAAGAGGACTTCGTTTGGATGAAATTCCACAATTAATTGATATTTTCTTAGGCGATATGTCTTTTGTAGGAACTAGACCAGAAGTGGCTCGCTATGTGAAACAATATGAAACAGAAATGTTAGCGACGTTGTTGTTGCCGGCCGGGGTAACTAGTGAAGCAAGTATTACCTATAAGGATGAAGATACTTTATTGGCAAATAGCACTGATGTAAACGAAACTTATGTGAAACAAATTCTACCTAAGAAAATGAAGTATAATCTTCAATATTTGAAAGAATTTCACGTCTTAAAAGATTTGCAATTAGTATTAAAAACGATTGTGGCTGTTATAAAGTGAAGAATTTGTCATTGTATCAATAAAACTTTATAATTAGAGTGATTTATTAGAAGGAAGTGTCGTATGAGCAAAATTACAAACTGGATAAAAAAATATAGAGAAGTGTCTTTAGTGATTATTGATACAGTTTTAGTAATTATGGCTTATGGATTGGCTTATTTTATTCGTACTGATTTGGGTCGCTTAAGCTATCAAGCAGCTTTTGATTTATTATGGCAATTCATGCTTATTCCGGTTATTTTAAATGTGATTTCCTTCTTTATATTCCATCTAAATCGTTCTTTATGGCAATACATTTCTTTAGACGAAGTCATTCGTGTTGGTATGGCTTCTTTATTCGGGAATATATGTTGGTTTTTAGTTGTCATTACGATCAATTTTGAAGACTATTTCCGCTCATTGCCATTGATTGCCCTTATTTTACAAGTTCTTTTAATGGTTGGAGTTCGTATGGCGTATCGTTTGTATCGTCGCACAGCTCGTCTACAAAAGAGAAATCATCGTGCTTTGATCCTTGGGGCAGGTCAAGCAGGTGTTATGGCTTTACGAGAAATTATGAGTTCAAATCGGTATGACTCTCGCGTGGTTGGCTTTGTGGATCGCAATCCTTTGAAAAAGAAACAGATTCTAAATGGCGTATCGGTGCTTGGTACCGATGATGATTTACCAGCTATTATTTCTGATTACAATGTGGATACGGCTTATATTGCGATTAAGAATATTACAAAAGAAGACTTGAAAAAATTGATTGAAAAGTGCCATGAATTGAAATTACGAACACGCATTGTCGGTTTTACCTTCCAAGATGGTGCAAAGAAGGAAACAGCTTCTATTCGTAACATTAAGATGGATGATTTATTGGGGCGTGGAGAATTAAATTTGAATAATGAAACGATTGGTACTTTTTTAACCGGGAAGATTGTTGTGGTAACTGGTGCAGGTGGTTCAATTGGTTCTGAGTTGGTGCGCCAAATCTTCACTTTTAATCCAAAACGTTTAGTGTTAATCGATATTTATGAAAATAATATGTATGATTTACAAATGGAATTGAATATGAAATACCACCCTGATAAATCAAAACTAACTTGTTTGATTGGTTCCGTTCGTGATCAAAAGAGAATGGATGAAATCTTTCAAGAGGTTCATCCGGATGTTGTATTTCATGCGGCGGCGCATAAACATGTACCATTAGTGGAAGATTCGCCATTAGAAGCCATTAAGAACAATGTCTTTGGAACAAAGAATGTAATTGAAGCTTCCATTAAGGCTAATGTGGAAAAGTTTGTTTTGATTTCAACGGATAAAGCAGTTCGTACCACCAATGTCATGGGGGCAACGAAACGTATGTGCGAATTATTGGTGCAAGGTTATAAAGACAATGGTGTTACGAAGTTATGCGCGGTTCGTTTTGGTAATGTATTAGGTTCCAATGGTTCCGTTATTCCTTTATTTGAGAAACAAATTGAAAATGGTGGTCCGGTAACCGTTACCGATCCAAATATCATCCGTTATTTTATGACAATACCAGAGGCGGCTCAATTGGTGCTACAAGCGGGTGCTTTTGCGAATACAGGTGAAATCTTTATCTTGGATATGGGTAAACCGGTTAAGATTTTAGATTTAGCGAAGAATTTAATTGAATTGGCTGGCTATGTGCCGGGTGAGGATATAGAAATTGTGTTCACCGGCTTAAGACC comes from the Bulleidia sp. zg-1006 genome and includes:
- a CDS encoding DegT/DnrJ/EryC1/StrS aminotransferase family protein, which encodes MENNATLEARKILFSPPDISDKEVEEVVAALKSGWITTGPRTKLLEKKIAEWIGVEKAVCLNSQTACAEMALRLLGIGEGDEVITCAYTYTASASIIDHVGAKIVLVDCQKDSNLIDYDALEKSITTKTKAIIPVDLCGVPCNYDRLFKIVESKKDLFQAKNDLQKAIGRIAICADTAHAFGSSYHGRMVGSIADFSAFSFHAVKNFTTAEGGALTWKDIPGVSNEEIYKRLQLLSLHGQNKDALSKSKLGSWEYDIIGPWFKCNMTDLLAAVGLAQFDRYPDLLKKRRATNEKYDSAFKPLGIQVVPHYSEEYTSTGHLYLIRIPGIDDAERREIIERLGEQGIACNVHYKPLPMMTAYKNMGFDMKDYPNAYNYYHNLITLPNHTLMSEEDEDYVIYWVKKIVSEYLK
- a CDS encoding sugar transferase, producing the protein MKKWDNLPVEFQKEEIKPYYEYLCQKQFSLILKRLFDILFSLVLLVLLSPLFLILSIWIKLDSKGPILFRQERVTQYGRIFRIHKFRTMVSDADKGNVQVTTLYDSRITKVGSKLRGLRLDEIPQLIDIFLGDMSFVGTRPEVARYVKQYETEMLATLLLPAGVTSEASITYKDEDTLLANSTDVNETYVKQILPKKMKYNLQYLKEFHVLKDLQLVLKTIVAVIK
- a CDS encoding PrsW family glutamic-type intramembrane protease — its product is MNSGIFMLVAALAPAFLLLNYVYRIDKIESEPKKLIFKLLVAGVLAGLVVIYMGKWPKVILSLFVRQRNLYYPFYYAFFAVALVEEGMKLLFLMIFSWRDSNFNYRFDGIVYAVAVSLGFAAFENVLYVYQLGLRVAFERALFSIPGHLCFGIGMGLMYSHAKIMEKKGYMVRKYIYLILALVVPVIYHGLYDGTLMMRSRYYKNMFYLFIIVLYCASSLLIQIGSRMDKRI
- a CDS encoding nucleoside-diphosphate sugar epimerase/dehydratase, yielding MSKITNWIKKYREVSLVIIDTVLVIMAYGLAYFIRTDLGRLSYQAAFDLLWQFMLIPVILNVISFFIFHLNRSLWQYISLDEVIRVGMASLFGNICWFLVVITINFEDYFRSLPLIALILQVLLMVGVRMAYRLYRRTARLQKRNHRALILGAGQAGVMALREIMSSNRYDSRVVGFVDRNPLKKKQILNGVSVLGTDDDLPAIISDYNVDTAYIAIKNITKEDLKKLIEKCHELKLRTRIVGFTFQDGAKKETASIRNIKMDDLLGRGELNLNNETIGTFLTGKIVVVTGAGGSIGSELVRQIFTFNPKRLVLIDIYENNMYDLQMELNMKYHPDKSKLTCLIGSVRDQKRMDEIFQEVHPDVVFHAAAHKHVPLVEDSPLEAIKNNVFGTKNVIEASIKANVEKFVLISTDKAVRTTNVMGATKRMCELLVQGYKDNGVTKLCAVRFGNVLGSNGSVIPLFEKQIENGGPVTVTDPNIIRYFMTIPEAAQLVLQAGAFANTGEIFILDMGKPVKILDLAKNLIELAGYVPGEDIEIVFTGLRPGEKLYEELLLDPKKCKKTNNNLIFITQPEDISMDLVSDKLSKLENLLETNQFTNQSIIDLITPLK
- a CDS encoding SPASM domain-containing protein, whose amino-acid sequence is MDTLMQSQWCEKDVDMECENCPYLFLCNGGCAYNAFIQGTKKECNKEYLSVAMDRLILAMGNYLEKKGNLSNGIFEIRTLFQEV
- a CDS encoding ATP-binding cassette domain-containing protein, whose amino-acid sequence is MEYLKLERCSKRFDKQPVLKEISYSFFTGGYCISGENGSGKSILLKMMMGLILPDTGQVTVIKEKSSQ
- a CDS encoding HAD family hydrolase gives rise to the protein MKIMIWDFNGTIIDDVQLCIDIENQMAKDWNLQVPYITKELYQENFCFPVIHYYQKMGYDLTKVSYEQITHEFQKRFDEGYQTIDLCLGFQERAKEFQRQGYRQVILSATQQNELDKQVKNLKIDGFFDDVIGIQDHLANSKVQRAMDWMQSQQINPKNCTYLGDTDHDYEVAKAIGVENIYLIAQGHQSFSVLEKTGARVLNSLLEWF